From Rhinatrema bivittatum chromosome 5, aRhiBiv1.1, whole genome shotgun sequence, the proteins below share one genomic window:
- the TTI2 gene encoding TELO2-interacting protein 2, with protein sequence MELSEVLRLLSRPRGPDLCGELVLALLQAPKSGNAETREAILQLLYFLGDEEQGEVQALEEEKREVEDPGPPLPGSRWALMRCIAAPVYVFARTHRQEEEVMSALLRALGRGSEAELLQGPEGIFRAVMGVLKPELSKDTWDKNPTTKDVFSWALQQITRPWLCDHLDSILPPSLLMSDDYRTENKILGVSCLHHIILNVPAADLCQCNRAQVVFHALNHHLYTPDADLIQAVLPCLLDLLPVLEKQPVVMGEPMQSNRCDDLLQLILMHMEMESRILLRRVYARNLPALVNRLGIRIVGHLKRLTRVTVQYLEVYDGPEEAARLAMLEVLQCTIRQAWPRMSCRLGLLLKALLRLMYDVSTDCTLTPEPVKAALLQEATQSLLLLDRCCQRQVKVLLAGVYSSCMDNKLLECIEKVQQDS encoded by the exons ATGGAACTTTCTGAGGTGCTGCGCCTCCTGTCCCGGCCTCGGGGTCCAGATCTCTGTGGGGAACTGGTGCTGGCCCTACTCCAAGCCCCGAAATCCGGCAATGCCGAGACCAGGGAAGCCATCCTGCAGCTGCTGTACTTCCTAGGGGACGAAGAGCAGGGAGAGGTTCAGGCActagaggaggagaagagggaagtCGAGGATCCCGGGCCTCCCCTTCCTGGGTCCCGCTGGGCTCTTATGCGCTGCATCGCCGCCCCAGTGTACGTCTTCGCCAGAACGCACcgtcaggaggaggaggtgatgaGTGCCCTGCTGCGAGCCTTGGGGCGGGGATCCGAGGCGGAGCTCCTGCAGGGCCCGGAAGGCATCTTCCGAGCTGTGATGGGGGTTCTGAAACCCGAGCTCAGCAA AGATACATGGGATAAGAACCCCACCACCAAGGATGTGTTTTCATGGGCGCTGCAACAGATCACCCGGCCATGGCTCTGTGATCATCTGGACAGTATTCTGCCACCTTCCCTGCTGATGTCTGATGACTAtagaactgaaaataaaattctaGGTGTGAGCTGTCTCCACCATATCATTTTGAATGTG CCGGCTGCTGACTTGTGCCAGTGTAATCGGGCACAGGTGGTGTTCCATGCCCTAAACCACCACCTATACACTCCTGACGCAGATCTGATACAG GCTGTGCTACCCTGTCTACTGGACCTGCTTCCTGTCTTAGAGAAACAGCCTGTGGTGATGGGGGAGCCCATGCAGTCTAATCGCTGTGATGACTTGCTGCAGCTCATTCTTATGCACATGGAGATGGAGTCCAGGATCCTTCTGCGCCGGGTCTATGCGAGAAATCTGCCTGCCCTGGTGAACAG GCTCGGTATTAGGATTGTAGGTCACCTGAAGAGGTTGACACGAGTGACTGTGCAGTACCTGGAGGTATACGATGGACCAGAGGAGGCAGCCAGACTCGCAATGTTGGAAGTTCTTCAGTGTACCATTCGACAGGCCTGGCCAAG AATGTCCTGCAGGCTTGGTCTCTTACTGAAAGCTCTCCTGAGGTTGATGTATGATGTGTCGACTGACTGCACTCTCACACCAGAGCCAGTGAAGGCAGCGCTGCTGCAAGAGGCTACACAGAGCCTTCTCCTTTTAGATCGGTGCTGTCAGCGACAGGTAAAG GTTCTGCTGGCAGGAGTTTACAGTAGCTGCATGGACAACAAACTGCTGGAATGTATAGA